A stretch of the Solanum dulcamara chromosome 6, daSolDulc1.2, whole genome shotgun sequence genome encodes the following:
- the LOC129892468 gene encoding choline transporter protein 1: protein MRGPLGEVIGKYPSSDGGVAEKGDGIIKHNRKCRDVMFLVIFIAFWVAMIVNSSFGFNQGNPLRLTYGLDYKGNVCGDRHADPDLRELELRYWVNPNQVYESGSKDNQAKLSNARTICLMDCPIPSEDSLNWVCDYPEGEVRLSVDDWIDRNYDYFADLTPDLRNTSLQLQGPCYPVIFPSVNVYWSCQLIARASNVSLRHWKEMGGVNIVEDIAVDKSIHGLINSRSLVLKRYVADVGKSWGVLIVCGGILPVFLSVIWLLMIRHFVAAMPWITVILFNALIISVTMFYYLKAGWIGNDSISPIIGEHDPYYHVSARETSHLHAAAVLMSAVMIISVLSSIAIVRRILMATSVLKVAAKVIGEVQALIIFPIIPYAILAIFYMFWFSAALHLFSSGHVVQNDCNTNCCAYDLKSKRVSCDRCCGYSIQYTSHIAAAIFFHLFGGFWATQFFVASSATVIAGSVATYYWSRGGTSPEISFLPVLSSMKRLVRYSIGSVALGSLIVSFIESIRFILEALRRKLKVANSAPESWFGRMVYSSSQCLLRCIGWTIKSVNHNAYILIAITGKGFFKSSEIATDLIISNILRIGKVNVIGDVILFLGKLCVSLSSALFAFLMLDTHKYNVGHNKISSPIFPVLVCWLLGYIVATLFFAVVEMSIDTIILSFCQDSEEHQGTAQYAPPLLLETLNEQTEMQRLTQ, encoded by the exons ATGAGAGGACCTTTAGGGGAAGTAATAGGGAAGTACCCTTCAAGTGATGGTGGGGTAGCTGAAAAAGGGGATGGAATTATCAAACACAACAGGAAATGTAGAGATGTTATGTTTCTTGTTATCTTCATTGCTTTCTGGGTTGCAATGATTGTTAATTCCAGTTTTGGATTCAACCAAGGAAACCCATTgag GTTAACATATGGGCTGGACTATAAAGGCAATGTTTGTGGTGATAGACATGCCGATCCTGATCTTCGCGAATTGGAACTCAGATACTGGGTGAACCCAAATCAAGTTTATGAAAGTGGTTCAAAGGATAATCAGGCCAAACTTTCTAATGCTAGGACCATTTGCTTGATGGACTGCCCTATCCCATCTGAAGATTCTCTAAATTGGGTCTGTGACTATCCAGAAGGCGAGGTTCGTCTGTCAGTGGATGACTGGATCGATAGAAATTATGATTATTTTGCGGACCTTACTCCAGACCTAAGAAACACTTCACTTCAGCTTCAAGGTCCTTGCTACCCTGTCATATTTCCAAGTGTTAATG TTTATTGGAGCTGCCAGCTTATCGCCCGTGCATCAAATGTATCTTTGCGGCATTGGAAGGAAATGGGCGGTGTTAACATTGTTGAGGACATCGCAGTTGATAAATCTATCCATGGCTTAATTAACTCTCGATCTTTGGTCTTAAAG AGATATGTGGCTGATGTTGGCAAGTCATGGGGAGTGTTGATTGTTTGTGGAGGAATTTTGCCAGTGTTTCTATCAGTGATATGGCTTTTGATGATTCGTCACTTTGTGGCTGCAATGCCTTGGATAACTGTCATCCTCTTTAATGCCCTTATAATTTCAGTCACAATGTTCTACTACCTGAAAG CTGGATGGATAGGAAACGACTCTATCTCCCCCATCATTGGTGAACATGATCCATATTATCATGTATCTGCAAGG GAAACAAGTCATTTACATGCTGCTGCTGTTCTCATGTCTGCCGTGATGATTATTTCGGTCTTGTCATCCATAGCTATAGTGCGACGTATACTTATGGCTACTTCAGTCCTGAAG GTAGCTGCTAAGGTCATCGGAGAAGTACAAGCACTAATAATTTTCCCCATCATTCCGTATGCTATCCTAGCAATATTCTACATGTTTTGGTTTTCAGCTGCTCTTCATCTTTTTAGTTCTGGACACGTTGTCCAGAATGATTGCAACACCAATTGCTGTGCTTATGATCTTAAATCAAAAAGGGTGAGCTGTGATCGTTGCTGCGGTTACAGCATCCAGTATACTTCTCATATTGCTGCTGcaatttttttccatttgtTTGGTGGCTTTTGGGCCACTCAGTTTTTTGTAGCAAGCTCTGCAACAGTCATTGCAGGCTCTGTCGCTACATACTATTGGTCTCGAGGTGGAACATCG CCAGAAATTTCATTTCTCCCGGTACTCTCCTCTATGAAGAGGCTTGTACGTTACAGCATTGGATCTGTTGCTCTTGGTTCTCTGATTGTTTCATTTATAGAGTCTATCAGGTTTATACTTGAAGCACTCCGGCGTAAACTTAAAGTTGCTAACTCTGCACCAGAAAGTTGGTTTGGAAGAATGGTATATAGTTCCTCACAATGTCTCCTGCGGTGTATTGGTTGGACCATCAAATCTGTGAATCATAATGCTTACATCTTG ATAGCGATAACAGGAAAAGGCTTTTTTAAGTCTTCTGAGATTGCAACTGATCTCATTATCAGCAACATCCTTCGGATTGGGAAGGTGAATGTCATTGGCGATGTTATTCTCTTTCTTGGGAAGCTGTGTGTCAGTCTTTCGAGTGCACTTTTTGCTTTTCTCATGTTGGACACTCACAAGTACAACGTTGGACATAACAAGATCTCGTCTCCAATATTCCCGGTGCTG GTGTGCTGGCTTCTTGGATACATCGTGGCAACTCTTTTCTTTGCAGTTGTGGAGATGTCAATTGATACCATAATACTTTCATTTTGTCAAGATTCAGAGGAGCATCAAGGAACTGCTCAATACGCCCCTCCGCTTCTTCTTGAGACTTTGAATGAACAAACTGAGATGCAAAGACTTACACAATGA
- the LOC129892472 gene encoding pentatricopeptide repeat-containing protein At4g21705, mitochondrial-like gives MLGTLNHCCSSVTPQSTKPISSSMNFAMLRRSISYNFLQRAFPIRAYYTVYSSYSKRNNLFSRISPVRRADLIIPVLDEWVDEGRKVTSFELQRIVRDLRSRKRFSQALQVSEWMSVRGLCPFKSGDCAVHLDLIGVVHGWEAAECYFNNLTDEQKNDKTSGALFNCYIRERLVEKSLAHFQKMKELGYAHCTLVYNNLMCLYRSTGQLEQVSDVLSEMKENGVTPNNFSYRICINCCGERADFSGMEKLLEEMESQPFISVDWITYSMMASVYIKAKFKEKALIFLKKLEDRLHKDAIGYNHLISHYGNLGNKEEMLRLWGVHKVVCKKQINKDYITMLGSLVKLGDLETAETVLKEWESSCHTYDYRVPNILLIGYCQNDLVDKAETMLQDIVKKGKTPIPNSWAIIAAGYLNMNNMEKAFECMKEAIAVRGQNPGWRPKPHLVSSISKWLGDQQDARELEAFLISLKTVVTGNKDVHDASGSTEASGLGEEDESKESLSYEQSK, from the exons ATGTTGGGGACCTTAAACCATTGTTGTTCTTCAGTAACACCACAGTCCACAAAGCCAATAAGCTCATCAATGAACTTCGCAATGTTGAGAAGATCAATTTCGTACAATTTTCTTCAAAGGGCTTTCCCAATTCGTGCTTATTACACTGTGTATTCTTCATATTCAAAGCGTAATAATTTGTTTTCCAGAATTAGCCCTGTGAGACGAGCGGATCTCATAATTCCAGTTTTGGATGAATGGGTGGATGAGGGCAGAAAGGTGACAAGTTTCGAGCTTCAACGCATTGTTCGTGATCTCCGTAGCCGTAAACGGTTTTCTCAGGCTCTCCAG GTTTCAGAGTGGATGAGTGTCAGAGGTCTCTGCCCTTTCAAATCAGGAGACTGTGCTGTGCATTTGGATCTTATTGGTGTTGTGCATGGTTGGGAAGCTGCAGAGTGCTACTTTAATAACCTTACGGATGAACAGAAGAATGATAAGACTTCTGGTGCTCTCTTCAACTGTTATATTAGAGAACGCCTAGTTGAGAAGTCCCTAGCCCATTTCCAGAAAATGAAGGAACTTGGTTATGCTCACTGCACTCTTGTTTACAACAATCTCATGTGCCTTTACAGAAGTACTGGCCAACTCGAGCAAGTCTCTGACGTGCTATCGGAGATGAAGGAGAATGGTGTCACCCCGAATAACTTCAGCTATCGTATCTGCATCAACTGCTGTGGAGAAAGAGCTGATTTTAGTGGTATGGAGAAGCTTCTTGAAGAAATGGAGAGTCAACCTTTCATATCAGTGGACTGGATCACCTATTCCATGATGGCTAGTGTTTATATTAAAGCCAAGTTCAAGGAGAAAGctcttattttcttgaaaaagttAGAAGATAGGCTACATAAAGATGCGATAGGTTACAATCATTTGATCTCCCACTACGGGAATCTAGGCAATAAGGAAGAAATGTTGAGATTGTGGGGTGTACATAAGGTTGTGTGTAAAAAGCAAATTAACAAGGACTACATCACCATGCTAGGTTCCTTAGTGAAGCTTGGTGATCTAGAGACAGCTGAGACCGTCCTAAAGGAGTGGGAGTCTTCTTGCCACACTTACGATTATAGAGTGCCAAATATCCTTCTAATTGGATATTGCCAGAATGACTTAGTTGATAAAGCCGAAACCATGCTGCAAGATATTGTTAAGAAAGGTAAGACACCAATCCCAAATAGTTGGGCTATCATCGCTGCAGGGTACTTGAATATGAATAATATGGAAAAGGCTTTTGAATGCATGAAAGAAGCTATAGCTGTGCGAGGACAAAATCCAGGATGGAGACCAAAACCCCATCTGGTGTCAAGCATAAGTAAATGGCTCGGTGATCAACAAGACGCTAGAGAACTAGAGGCTTTCCTTATCTCATTAAAGACAGTAGTTACTGGAAATAAAGACGTGCATGATGCCTCTGGAAGCACAGAAGCCAGTGGGCTAGGAGAAGAGGATGAAAGCAAAGAAAGTCTTAGCTATGAGCAGAGCAAGTAA
- the LOC129892476 gene encoding expansin-A12, whose amino-acid sequence MEKFVPCISIWGFVLLFTTCTLFIEEINAQNWLNGHATFYGVNQDPSTFGGACGYDNPYHAGFGVNTAALSSALFRNGQACGACYRVRCNRQLDRRWCLPRGAVIVTATNFCPPNNHGGWCDAPRQHFDMSMPAFLRIARQGNEGIVPILYTRVACRRRGGVRFTLKGQANFNMVMISNVGGSGDIKSVSIRGSRTRTWLPMYRNWGVNWQSRNDLRSQTISFRVTLVDGKTMEFVNIIPSAWKFGQTFASRRQFY is encoded by the exons ATGGAGAAATTTGTTCCTTGTATCTCCATTTGGGGGTTTGTTTTGTTGTTTACTACTTGTACTTTGTTTATTGAGGAGATTAACGCCCAAAATTGGCTTAATGGTCACGCTACTTTTTATGGAGTCAATCAAGATCCCAGCACCTTTG GTGGAGCTTGTGGTTACGACAACCCGTATCACGCTGGATTTGGAGTAAACACAGCGGCATTAAGCAGCGCGCTTTTTAGAAACGGACAAGCATGTGGAGCTTGCTATAGAGTGAGATGCAACCGCCAGCTCGATCGTAGGTGGTGCCTCCCACGTGGGGCCGTCATTGTGACGGCCACCAATTTCTGCCCTCCGAACAATCACGGAGGGTGGTGTGATGCACCACGTCAACACTTTGACATGTCTATGCCCGCTTTTCTTCGCATTGCTCGACAAGGCAATGAAGGCATTGTTCCCATTCTGTAcacaag GGTGGCATGTAGGAGGAGAGGAGGAGTCCGTTTCACATTAAAAGGACAAGCAAATTTTAACATGGTGATGATATCTAATGTGGGAGGTAGTGGTGATATTAAGAGTGTTTCCATTAGAGGCTCAAGAACAAGAACTTGGCTTCCTATGTATAGAAATTGGGGTGTCAATTGGCAAAGTCGAAATGACCTTCGATCACAAACAATTTCGTTTAGAGTCACTTTGGTTGATGGTAAGACGATGGAGTTTGTCAATATTATACCTTCTGCATGGAAATTTGGACAAACTTTCGCCTCACGCAGACAATTCTATTAA
- the LOC129892477 gene encoding E3 ubiquitin-protein ligase RMA3-like → MALEQNFVGEDMFSFVSEEDVSLKKGSAVPVPVPVPTSSSDNITGGYDCNICLDSAHDPVVTLCGHLYCWPCIYKWLQVETSTPGSEEKCKCPVCKAHISNSSLIPLYGRGISSTESESKKSQLDVVLPRRPQAIGIATLVNSLSPSSHMSQQLHHRRSVPSAFGSYAALAPSSFGGTPTISLSSPTVGVFGEMFLGRMFGNSDASLFAYPHPNTSFIPGSGSYRMRQVEKSLNRLSIFLFCCIILCLLLF, encoded by the coding sequence ATGGCTTTGGAACAAAATTTTGTTGGTGAAGATATGTTCAGTTTTGTATCTGAAGAAGATGTTTCCCTTAAGAAGGGGAGTGCAGTTCCAGTTCCAGTTCCAGTTCCAACATCAAGTTCTGACAATATAACAGGAGGTTATGATTGCAATATTTGTCTCGACTCAGCACATGATCCTGTTGTCACCCTCTGCGGACACCTCTACTGCTGGCCTTGCATTTACAAGTGGCTTCAGGTCGAGACCTCTACTCCGGGATCAGAAGAGAAATGTAAATGTCCAGTCTGTAAGGCTCACATCTCTAACTCATCGCTAATACCTCTCTATGGCCGTGGAATATCATCTACAGAATCTGAATCCAAGAAATCTCAACTGGATGTTGTTCTACCCCGCAGGCCTCAAGCCATTGGAATAGCAACACTAGTTAATTCATTGTCTCCATCTTCTCACATGAGTCAGCAACTTCATCACAGGCGATCCGTCCCCTCTGCTTTTGGTAGCTATGCTGCTTTGGCTCCATCTAGCTTTGGGGGTACTCCAACGATAAGTTTGTCCAGCCCAACAGTTGGGGTATTCGGAGAAATGTTTTTGGGAAGGATGTTCGGAAACTCAGACGCAAGTTTATTTGCTTATCCTCACCCAAACACTTCCTTCATTCCAGGAAGTGGCAGTTATAGAATGAGGCAGGTGGAAAAATCTCTTAACAGAttatccatctttcttttctgCTGCATTATCCTATGCCTTCTCCTATTCTGA
- the LOC129891819 gene encoding uncharacterized protein LOC129891819, giving the protein IKKIPSHPLRFGTAYRANFLDDFESSIGEEGIKLFRQSIFGHYLDMPNCNFQGQIIKCLLLLEVDQKNKEELHIRHVQGNILRFTINDFAIITGLRCTGNMNDFKYSDDQASRLLSLYFPGAKNGVNKARFVERFLVGGWKTNEDAVQMAILYFIHTFVFSQLGDAPISVDDFKMVEDGSYEQYPWGKLAYSKLIKGMRQEFSNAKQMYRLGGMPYALNVWIYECASQVPSEIAVRVGNKIPRILNWRVVAVKPKFETFMSTIFSEYPCSNIVQPQHEMESIVVHDSQQKPEDSTSAAKVNFRKPHEVTGFEDFSTTPPTEFLKRSRDVAETSSPPPSKRMKTSPAKKPIQVETANMHKDFIPPNESENLVSPDNEPGAKSPKESEKPVSPDNVPGAKSALGGESSGHSDRIIHMQFKVDRKFKRLENKMDSNHIDLLKAIDSMANRMTGTSSQVKKDDFDQSFHVVEQQEAPTGLEGPEPSTMINQVDNISEQSILADVPELFDQQVYSDTLKEDEPSVKDVSAHQMEPQRADTDQLIADSDTLQNTVKKDGRVADDKSAKVEEQVEEIEKEKIKPSTSESNTSAPFSSETLDVIDALIYGLPLPAMPLTAVSHEQVQDECLLRDSQLPTTLPSKANVLSDDAKTPSRRSRIPSKILQSPYLSNFGSSEKGKENLSDVTHQTHPFEGFGICYQPPSELVTEYSEWIDKGLLKSHGNKNSKEDHYRSKCSSFGFERMDFVVAFPKDKNWFYLMSQPDRCWNDEHIDVIFYYLRKKSKMQLSNHYRYTTTNCIFKNYIEYAHTRYYHLPPNISTQEDMARSTVTAHQERSVKNIIRGFSIPAGLPWHLVDEVYIPVNCDMDFHWVLAVVVLKERLIRVYDSSPRRRSSNPFQEIQKIAAMLPTYLQDSGFFDNNERTDWSSLDSYKDKSTGNMLEPHHPLAVEYVEGIAQQGSGSLDCGVFLAMFAEYLSDGISIPSTGLNAEFFRSRYAALLWRYGCQKAMDGYVSDNDDPKKPRRDISPNQGELIDVQ; this is encoded by the exons atcaagaagatcccgtcacacccattgagattcggaacggcatatagggctaattttcttgatgattttgaatcatcaataggtgaagaaggtataaagttatttaggcAATCTATATTTGGTCACTACTTAGATATGCCAAACTGCAACTTTCaagggcaaatcatcaaatgcctcttacttcttgaggtagaccaaaaaaacaaagaagaactgCACATTCGTCATGTGCAGGGTAATATACTGCGATTTACAATAAATGATTTTGCTATCATTACTGGTTTGCGATGCACCGGTAATATGAATGACTTCAAGTATTCTGATGATCAAGCAAGTAGATTattgtctttatattttcctGGTGCCAAAAATGGGGTCAACAAAGCTCGTTTCGTTGAGCGTTTTCTGGTTGGAGGATGGAAAACAAACGAAGATGCCGTTCAGATGGCCATTCTCTATTTCATCcatacttttgttttttctcaactaggtgatgcacctatatcAGTTGATGATTTCAAGATGGTAGAAGATGGTAGTTATGAGCAATATCCATGGGGGAAATTagcatattcaaaattgataaaaggaaTGCGTCAGGAGTTTTCAAATGCCAAACAAATGTATCGTCTAGGCGGCATGCCATACGCTCTGAATGTTTGGATATATGAATGTGCATCTCAAGTTCCCTCTGAAATTGCTGTAAGAGTGGGTAataaaattcccagaattcttaACTGGCGTGTTGTCGCCGTGAAGCCAAAATTTGAGACATTCATGTCTACCATCTTCAGTGAG TATCCATGCTCCAACATTGTCCAACCTCAACATGAAATGGAATCTATTGTCGTTCATGACAGCCAACAGAAACCTGAAGATTCAACATCGGCTGCCAAGGTCAATTTCAGAAAACCTCATGAAGTCACTGGATTTGAGGACTTCTCAACAACACCacccactgaatttttaaagAGATCCAGGGATGTCGCTGAGacatcttctccacctcctTCCAAGAGAATGAAGACTTCCCCTGCTAAAAAgccaattcaagtagaaacagCCAACATGCACAAGGATTTCATACCACCAAATGAATCAGAAAATCTTGTTTCTCCTGACAATGAACCGGGGGCAAAGTCACCAAAGGAATCAGAAAAGCCTGTTTCTCCTGACAATGTACCAGGGGCGAAGTCAGCTTTAGGAGGTGAATCTTCCGGTCATTCGGATCGAATTAttcatatgcaattcaaa gtTGACCGGAAGTTCAAGCGTTTGGAGAACAAAATGGATTCAAATCACATTGATCTTTTGAAAGCCATCGACAGTATGGCGAACCGAATGACTGGCACATCATCTCAAGttaaaaaagatgattttgatCAATCATTCCATGTGGTTGAACAACAAGAAGCACCTACTGGATTGGAG gGACCTGAACCATCCACCATGATAAATCAGGTGGACAACATATCGGAACAAAGCATTTTAGCAGATGTTCCTGAATTATTTGATCAGCAAGtttattctgatacattaaag GAAGATGAACCATCCGTCAAGGATGTATCAGCACACCAAATGGAACCACAAAGAGCAGATACTGATCAGCTTATtgctgattctgatacattacag AACACTGTAAAGAAAGATGGAAGAGTAGCTGATGATAAATCTGCCAAAGTAGAAGAGCAAGTCGAggagattgaaaaagaaaaaatcaaaccaagcaCATCAGAATCCAATACTTCAGCACCATTTTCGTCAGAAACTCTGGATGTGATAGATGCTCTAATATACGGACTTCCATTACCAGCCATGCCATTGACAGCTGTTAGTCATGAGCAAGTTCAGGATGAATGTCTATTACGCGATAGCCAGCTACCAACCACTCTTCCATCAAAAGCTAATGTATTGTCTGACGATGCGAAGACACCATCTCGAAGAAGCAGGATTCCTTCGAAGATCTTACAGTCGCCGTATCTTTCAAACTTTGGGTCGAGTGAAAAGGGAAAGGAAAATTTGTCAGATGTTACGCATCAGACACAcccttttgaaggttttggTATATGCTATCAACCCCCTTCCGAGCTTGTCACAGAATACTCTGAATGGATAGATAAAGGACTTCTAAAATCACATGGCAACAA GAATTCGAAGGAGGATCATTACAGATCTAAGTGCTCTTCATTCGGCTTTGAAAGAATGGACTTTGTTGTGGCATTTCCTAAAGATAAGAACTGGTTCTACCTAATGTCACAGCCGGACAGATGCTGGAACGATGag cacatcgatgtaatattttactaccttcGGAAGAAATCGAAGATGCAGTTGAGCAATCATTATCGATACACAACGACAAAttgcattttcaaaaattacatCGAATATGCACACACACGCTACTATCACCTTCCACCTAACATTTCTACACAAGAAGATATGGCAAGGTCCACTGTTACAGCTCATCAAGAGAGATCCgtgaagaacataataagaggtttCTCAATACCAGCCGGTTTGCCCTGGCATttggtagatgaggtatacattcCAGTAAACTGCGAcatggattttcattgggttcttGCGGTAGTTGTGTTGAAAGAGAGGTTGATACGTGTGTATGATTCATCGCCTAGACGAAGAAGTAGCAACCCTTTCCAAGAGATCCAAAAGATAGCAGCAATGCTACCAACATACCTGCAAGACAGTGGTTTCTTTGACAACAACGAACGTACTGATTGGTCGTCtcttgattcatacaaggacaaatcaaCCGGTAATATGCTTGAACCACATCACCCATTAGCAGTTGAGTATGTTGAAGGAATTGCGCAACAGGGAAGTGGCAGCTT GGATTGTGGAGTTTTCCTGGCCATGtttgctgaatatcttagtgatggaatttctattccaaGTACCGGACTAAACGCTGAATTCTTCCGTTCAAGATATGCCGCACTCTTATGGAGATATGGTTGTCagaaggccatggatggttatgttagcgataacgacgatccaaaaaaaCCAAGGAGAGACATATCTCCAAACCAAGGAGAACTGATTGAtgttcaataa
- the LOC129892474 gene encoding uncharacterized protein LOC129892474: MLRGKPADGYRQLPVYIHILKTVYPNSYISMHKSSTDEFMYLFIALRPLMRGFQFCRPVVVVDGAHLDGPYKGTFVSASTLDGAGCILPLAYGIVDTENDSSWTWFFQNFKNAFGERDNMCVVSDRNESIIKSVSMVFPNVPHFACIWHIWKNVCTKYRRSKAVLSDIFYSMAKAYRKDEVDKLMAKVERIDQRVAQYLKNAGYEKWSRVHATVNRGRMMTSNIAECINGCLVEARELPIIDFLEQTRMLFGSWNCKNREIASYTKHTLGRKFEDILVSNTIKCSRMKVVASSEYLYSVYELGIRYIVCLERKTCTCGRFQLDEIPCPHAIAVLKSKNITDLHPYCSDYYKPEALANTYELPMVPMPDKKDWTAPKEILEEIVLPPIYKRMPGRPKKGRKKFANEKITSSTNSCGRCGHEGHNRKTCNFIPK; encoded by the exons ATGTTAAGGGGAAAACCTGCTGATGGATATAGACAGCTGcctgtatatatacatattctaaaaaccgtatatccaaattcgtacataagtatgcacaagtcatcaactgatgaattcatgtatttgttcatagcgttaaggcccttgatgagggggtttcagttttgtcgaccagtagttgttgttgacggtgcacatcttgatggaccttataaagggaCGTTTGTATCAGCTAGCACACTTGATGGGGCAG gtTGCATATTGCCGTTGGCGTATGGTATTGTTGATACGGAAAATGATTCATCATGGACGTGGTTTTTTCAGAATTTCAAGAATGCATTTGGAGAGAGggacaatatgtgtgttgtatcagataggaacgaaagcataatcaagagtgtaagcatggtatttcccaatgttcctcattttgcatgcatatggcatatatggaaaaatgtGTGTACTAAATACAGAAGGAGCAAAGCTGTACTAAGTGACATCTTCTATTCAATGGCCAAGGCATACCGAAAAGATGAAGTCGATAAATTAATGGCCAAAGTTGAAAGAATCGATCAACGGGTggcacaatatttaaaaaatgcaggatacgaaaagtggtcaagggttcatgccactgtcaacaggggtagaatgatgacttctaacatcgcagaatgtatcaatggatgtcttgttgaagcacgagagctgcctataattgactttttggagcaaacgagaatgttatttggttcttggaactgcaaaaatagagaaatagcatcttatacaaaacatactttgggtagaaaattcgaagatatcctAGTTTCAAACACGATcaagtgttcgagaatgaag gttgttgcttcatcagagtatctttattctgtttacgaattaggtataagatacattgtgtgtctagagagaaaaacatgcacTTGTGGTAGAtttcaactagacgagataccatgtccacatgcaattgcagtgttgaagagcaagaacattactGACCTGCACCCATATTGTTCTGATTACTACAAACCAGAGGCGttggcaaatacttatgaattaccaatggttccaatgccagataagaaagactGGACTGCTCCgaaggaaattttggaagaaattgTCTTGCCGCCAATATACAAAAGGATGCcaggaagaccaaagaaagggagaaaaaagttTGCTAATGAGAAAATAACAAGTAGCACAAATTCTTGTGGACGTTGTGGCCACGAAGGCCACAAcagaaagacttgtaatttcattcctAAATAG